The Budorcas taxicolor isolate Tak-1 chromosome 25, Takin1.1, whole genome shotgun sequence genome includes a region encoding these proteins:
- the LOC128068957 gene encoding olfactory receptor 149-like yields the protein MRNASVVTEFILLGIPHTEDLETMLFVLFVSFYIFTLMGNLLILLAVVSSTRLHTPMYFFLCKLSVCDMFFPSVSSPKMLFYLAGNSRAISYAGCVSQLFFYHFLGCTECFLYTVMAYDRFVAICYPLRYTIIMSHRACAILAMGTSFFGCIQATFLTTLTFQLPYCGPNEVDYFFCDIPVMLKLACADTSALEMVGFISVGLMPLSCFLLILTSYSRIVCSILQIRSADGRKHAFSTCSAHLTAILLFYMPVVLIYLRPTPSPWMDATVQILNNLVTPMLNPLIYSLRNKEVKSSLRKVLYQLDFLPEQR from the coding sequence ATGAGGAATGCCTCGGTGGTGACTGAGTTTATTCTGCTGGGCATCCCGCACACAGAGGACCTGGAGACCATGCTCTTTGTTCTGTTTGTATCCTTCTACATCTTCACCCTAATGGGGAACCTGCTCATCCTACTGGCAGTTGTCTCCTCCACTCGGCTGCACactcccatgtacttcttcctgtgTAAACTGTCTGTGTGTGACATGTTTTTTCCCTCTGTGAGTTCCCCCAAGATGCTCTTCTACCTTGCAGGGAACAGCAGAGCCATCTCCTATGCAGGCTGCGTGTCCCAACTCTTCTTCTACCACTTCCTGGGTTGCACCGAGTGTTTCCTGTACACGGtaatggcctatgaccgctttgTTGCCATATGTTACCCTCTGCGCTACACAATAATCATGAGTCACAGAGCGTGTGCCATCCTGGCCATGGGCACCTCATTTTTTGGCTGTATTCAGGCCACTTTTCTAACTACACTCACCTTCCAGTTGCCCTACTGTGGCCCCAATGAAGTGGATTATTTCTTCTGCGATATTCCGGTCATGCTGAAGCTGGCTTGTGCAGACACCTCAGCTTTGGAGATGGTGGGGTTCATCAGTGTGGGCCTCATGCCCCTCAGCTGCTTCCTTCTCATCCTCACCTCCTACAGCCGCATTGTCTGCTCCATCTTGCAGATCCGCTCTGCAGACGGCCGAAAGCACGCCTTCTCCACCTGCAGCGCCCACCTCACTGCCATCCTGCTTTTCTACATGCCAGTGGTCCTCATCTACCTACGGCCAACCCCAAGCCCCTGGATGGATGCAACTGTTCAGATCCTGAATAACCTGGTCACCCCCATGCTCAACCCGCTGATCTACAGCCTCAGGAATAAGGAGGTGAAGTCATCTCTGAGGAAGGTCCTATATCAGCTGGACTTCCTTCCTGAGCAGAGGTAG
- the LOC128069123 gene encoding putative olfactory receptor 10D3: MKNRSEVTEFILLGIPHTEGLETLLFVLFLPFYACTLLGNMLILVTILSANRLHTPMYFFLGNLSVFDMSFSSVTCPKMLLYLMGLSPLISYKDCVSQLFFFHFLGSIECFLYTVMAYDRFTAICHPLRYAVIMNPRVCVALAVGTWLLGCVHSSILTLLTFTLPYCGPNEVAHFFCDIPVLLPLACADTSLAQRVSFTNVGLVSLVCFLLILVSYTRITISILQIPSTEGRRRAFSTCSAHLIAILCAYGPIITVYLQPTPNPMLGTVVQILMNLVGPMLNPLIYTLRNKEVKTALNKVLHRTNHVPVV; the protein is encoded by the coding sequence ATGAAGAACCGCTCTGAGGTGACTGAGTTCATCCTGTTGGGAATTCCGCACACGGAGGGGCTGGAGACTCTACTCTTTGTCCTGTTCTTGCCCTTCTATGCCTGCACCTTGCTGGGAAACATGTTGATCCTTGTAACTATTCTTTCTGCCAATCGCCTTCACACACCCATGTATTTTTTCCTGGGGAACCTGTCTGTGTTTGATATGAGTTTCTCCTCTGTGACCTGTCCTAAAATGCTGCTCTACCTCATGGGCCTGAGCCCTCTCATTTCGTACAAGGACTGTGTCTCCCAGCTCTTCTTCTTCCATTTCCTTGGCAGCATCGAGTGTTTCTTGTACACCGTGATGGCCTATGATCGCTTCACTGCCATCTGTCACCCTCTGCGGTATGCAGTCATCATGAACCCTAGAGTCTGCGTGGCCTTGGCTGTGGGCACGTGGCTGCTAGGATGTGTCCATTCCAGCATCCTGACTTTGCTCACTTTCACGCTGCCATACTGTGGTCCCAATGAAGTGGCTCACTTCTTTTGTGatattccagtactcttacccTTGGCTTGTGCTGATACATCCTTGGCTCAGAGGGTGAGCTTCACTAACGTTGGTCTAGTATCTCTAGTCTGCTTTCTCCTAATCCTTGTGTCTTATACTCGGATCACCATCTCCATCTTGCAGATTCCATCAACTGAGGGCCGTCGTCGGGCCTTCTCCACATGCAGTGCCCACCTCATCGCCATCCTCTGTGCCTATGGACCCATCATTACTGTCTACCTGCAGCCCACACCTAACCCAATGCTAGGAACTGTGGTGCAAATTCTGATGAATCTGGTGGGACCAATGCTGAACCCTTTAATCTATACCTTGAGgaataaagaagtaaaaacagCTCTGAACAAAGTATTGCACAGGACAAACCATGTTCCTGTAGTTTAA